Proteins encoded within one genomic window of Candidatus Zixiibacteriota bacterium:
- a CDS encoding DUF3078 domain-containing protein, with protein sequence MKKVFAMLVIFGLIGLTTNLQADPWTKSLDTDFTLTQNSYSDNWTGGEAGNISWVWNANGIFEKQFYPKFKFKNTSKFSFGQTHIQDKTTKNWAKPEKSTDLIDIENLGLFTLQSYVDPFVGLRFESQFLDASVPSINRYLSPVKITESAGAARQFYKTDNIDLLSRLGFAIRQIITKNILDAQAKTTETKTTNDGGIEFVADLKKTLSETLSYTSKLSLYKALFFSESETVVEDHWKAVDINWENRISASVAKYVAVSLYMQLLYDKEISFKGRFKQTLALGLTYKMF encoded by the coding sequence ATGAAAAAAGTATTTGCAATGCTGGTTATCTTCGGTCTAATAGGGTTAACAACAAATCTTCAAGCAGACCCCTGGACCAAATCATTAGACACTGATTTTACTCTAACCCAAAACTCATATTCTGATAACTGGACTGGCGGCGAGGCGGGCAATATCAGCTGGGTTTGGAACGCTAACGGCATTTTCGAAAAACAATTTTACCCAAAATTCAAATTTAAAAACACATCAAAATTTTCATTTGGGCAGACTCATATCCAAGATAAAACTACAAAGAACTGGGCTAAACCGGAAAAATCGACAGACCTGATAGATATTGAGAACTTAGGGTTATTTACTCTTCAATCTTATGTTGATCCTTTTGTTGGCTTACGATTTGAGTCGCAATTCCTTGATGCTTCGGTTCCAAGCATCAACCGTTATTTATCTCCTGTCAAAATTACCGAATCGGCAGGCGCTGCAAGGCAATTTTACAAAACTGATAATATCGACCTTTTAAGCAGACTCGGTTTTGCTATCAGGCAGATTATCACTAAAAATATACTTGATGCTCAAGCTAAAACAACAGAAACAAAGACAACCAACGATGGCGGCATTGAATTTGTAGCCGACCTGAAAAAGACTTTGTCTGAGACGCTTAGTTATACTTCCAAGTTGTCATTATACAAAGCGTTATTCTTTTCGGAATCTGAAACGGTTGTGGAAGACCACTGGAAAGCGGTCGATATTAACTGGGAAAATCGGATATCTGCCTCAGTAGCAAAATATGTTGCGGTTTCTCTTTACATGCAGCTTTTATATGACAAAGAGATTTCATTTAAGGGACGCTTCAAACAAACCTTAGCGCTTGGATTAACATATAAGATGTTCTAA
- a CDS encoding 4Fe-4S dicluster domain-containing protein: protein MGIGRRKFIKYAGLTTVAGILGRNPIDVLADDELPVSSEPLKPIVGKRWAMVVNLKKCRQKEGCHDCIDACHNVHNVPDFGNPKDEVKWIWKDRFEHAFTEQEHEYISEEVKHSETLLFCNHCDNAPCVRVCPTQATWQRDDGIVMMDMHRCIGCRYCLVACPYGSRSFNWRDPRPFIKETDPNFPTRMRGVVEKCNFCAERLAKGQMPACVEACSEGCLVFGDLEDPESEVRELLRSNFTIRRKPGLGTKPEVYYIV from the coding sequence ATGGGTATTGGCAGAAGAAAGTTTATAAAATACGCCGGATTGACCACTGTCGCCGGTATTCTTGGCAGAAATCCCATTGATGTTCTTGCCGATGATGAGCTGCCGGTTAGCTCCGAGCCATTAAAGCCGATTGTTGGCAAGAGGTGGGCGATGGTTGTCAATTTGAAAAAATGCCGTCAAAAAGAGGGCTGTCATGACTGCATCGATGCCTGTCATAATGTTCATAATGTGCCTGATTTCGGTAACCCCAAAGATGAAGTCAAGTGGATATGGAAAGACCGTTTCGAACATGCTTTCACCGAACAGGAACATGAGTATATCAGTGAGGAAGTGAAACACAGCGAGACATTGCTTTTTTGCAATCATTGCGATAATGCGCCCTGCGTTAGAGTTTGCCCAACTCAGGCTACCTGGCAAAGAGATGACGGCATTGTTATGATGGACATGCACAGATGCATCGGCTGCCGCTATTGTCTTGTAGCTTGCCCGTACGGTTCGCGAAGCTTCAACTGGAGAGACCCGCGGCCGTTCATTAAGGAAACAGACCCTAATTTTCCAACCAGAATGAGAGGCGTTGTCGAAAAATGCAATTTCTGCGCCGAACGTCTTGCCAAGGGTCAGATGCCTGCCTGTGTTGAGGCTTGCAGCGAGGGATGTCTTGTATTCGGCGACCTTGAAGACCCCGAATCTGAAGTTCGTGAATTGCTCCGGTCAAATTTTACTATTAGACGCAAACCCGGCTTGGGTACTAAACCTGAAGTCTATTACATAGTGTGA
- a CDS encoding polymer-forming cytoskeletal protein: MFKNIRQILLVILFLSLCLAAAYSGPPDKEDINYTNPIIELKKDSLDLLSDSLSYFNKFDTFDKFQFEYFDTANMPSFPEIIIESDGIVKIMTDSGLVVIGVDELNSILSQKLPEEIDLGSREITSWGKSIVIEEGERVHADVVVVSGDATIKGYVNGDVVVINGNIYVASSGYIHGDAFTIGGRVKKEEGAKITGSTIPFSVISLKHDYNSVYQVIQSILLLAIIINLILSVLALSVFPRPLNRITNKLSDRPFKSFAFGYLFYIGAFLAWLLLLVSVIGIPLAVLGEPVILIILLIISHIAINQIIGIRVFRKKGMFRSFWYGNLVTAGIPLVLLIIGLITNSLVFFILNMTLLGFLLFIILPLGFGAACLARFGFPPKINKDDPAEQQISLDSRPTE; this comes from the coding sequence ATGTTTAAAAACATTCGGCAAATACTTCTCGTAATATTGTTTCTATCTTTATGTCTGGCAGCTGCCTATAGCGGTCCGCCTGACAAAGAAGATATTAATTATACCAATCCGATAATAGAATTGAAGAAAGACTCTTTAGATTTGTTGTCGGACTCACTATCTTATTTTAACAAATTTGATACGTTTGATAAATTTCAATTTGAATATTTTGATACTGCCAATATGCCGTCATTTCCTGAGATTATAATAGAAAGTGATGGGATTGTTAAGATTATGACCGACTCAGGTCTGGTTGTAATTGGTGTTGATGAATTAAACAGTATTTTATCCCAAAAGCTCCCGGAGGAAATTGACCTCGGCAGCCGCGAAATTACCAGTTGGGGGAAAAGCATAGTCATCGAAGAAGGCGAGCGTGTTCATGCAGATGTTGTGGTTGTCAGCGGAGATGCAACGATTAAAGGTTATGTTAATGGCGATGTTGTCGTTATTAATGGTAATATCTATGTCGCTTCTTCTGGTTATATCCATGGTGATGCTTTTACTATTGGAGGGCGAGTCAAAAAGGAAGAAGGCGCAAAAATTACCGGTTCCACTATTCCTTTTAGCGTAATATCCCTCAAGCATGATTATAATTCGGTTTATCAAGTTATTCAGTCCATATTATTGCTAGCAATAATAATAAATCTTATTCTATCCGTATTAGCGTTATCGGTTTTCCCCAGACCTCTTAATCGAATAACCAATAAACTTAGCGATCGTCCGTTTAAATCGTTTGCATTTGGCTATCTTTTCTATATCGGAGCTTTCCTGGCATGGCTATTGTTGCTTGTATCTGTAATCGGAATTCCACTTGCAGTTTTAGGCGAACCTGTTATTCTAATAATTCTATTAATAATTTCTCATATCGCAATTAATCAGATTATAGGCATCAGGGTTTTCAGGAAGAAAGGAATGTTTAGATCCTTCTGGTATGGCAATCTGGTTACGGCAGGGATCCCGCTTGTTTTACTTATTATCGGTTTAATAACCAATTCGCTGGTCTTTTTCATATTAAATATGACGTTGTTGGGATTTTTGTTATTTATTATTCTTCCGCTTGGTTTTGGAGCGGCATGCCTGGCACGTTTCGGGTTCCCGCCAAAGATTAATAAGGATGATCCAGCAGAACAGCAGATTTCCTTAGATAGCCGCCCGACCGAATAA
- the nrfD gene encoding polysulfide reductase NrfD: MLEKALYGDKKYWSLVFILSGFILLGLFFYLKQYHTGLTITGLGRDVSWGFYIAQLTFLVGVAASAVMVVLPYYLHDFKVFGKITILGEFLAISSVTMCMLFVVVDLGQPFRMLNMFLHPSLNSILFWDSVVLSVYLMLNLIIGWTMLGAERKGIAPPKWVKPIILLSIPWAISIHTVTAFLYCGLAARPFWMTAVLAPRFLASAFAAGPALLILFSFILKKYTKFDAGKEAVQKLAIIATYAMLANIFFILMEIFTAFYSNIPEHIDHFKFLFVGLQGNTILVPWMWASSILAIIAALLLVIPKSRNNTTTLGIACVAVFVSIWIDKGLGMIVAGFTPSPLHVVADYWPTWPELFISLGIYGIGFLMVAGLYKIALSVRGEV, translated from the coding sequence ATGTTAGAGAAAGCGCTATATGGAGATAAAAAATACTGGAGCTTAGTATTCATACTTAGCGGATTTATCCTGTTGGGTTTGTTTTTCTACCTCAAGCAGTATCATACCGGCTTAACAATAACCGGCTTGGGTAGAGATGTCAGTTGGGGATTTTATATTGCTCAATTGACATTTTTAGTCGGTGTAGCGGCTTCGGCTGTTATGGTTGTCCTGCCTTATTACCTGCATGATTTCAAGGTATTTGGTAAAATTACAATTCTAGGTGAGTTTTTGGCTATCTCATCGGTAACCATGTGCATGTTGTTTGTCGTAGTAGATTTAGGTCAGCCGTTTCGTATGTTGAATATGTTCTTACATCCGTCTCTAAATTCGATATTATTCTGGGATTCGGTTGTATTATCAGTGTATTTGATGCTCAATTTGATAATTGGCTGGACTATGCTGGGCGCCGAACGCAAAGGCATAGCTCCGCCGAAATGGGTGAAGCCGATTATCTTGCTCTCGATACCCTGGGCAATTAGTATTCATACTGTAACGGCTTTTCTTTATTGCGGCTTAGCCGCCAGACCATTTTGGATGACTGCCGTGTTGGCGCCGCGATTTTTAGCCTCGGCGTTTGCCGCTGGTCCGGCTTTATTGATACTGTTCAGCTTTATCCTCAAAAAGTACACCAAATTTGATGCTGGCAAAGAAGCTGTGCAAAAACTGGCTATAATTGCAACATACGCGATGCTGGCGAATATCTTTTTCATCCTGATGGAGATATTCACTGCCTTTTACAGCAATATCCCCGAGCATATAGATCATTTCAAATTCCTCTTTGTAGGCTTGCAGGGTAATACAATTTTAGTTCCCTGGATGTGGGCATCTTCTATATTAGCGATTATTGCGGCATTGCTTTTAGTAATACCTAAAAGCCGCAATAATACGACAACTCTCGGGATTGCCTGTGTGGCTGTGTTTGTCTCGATATGGATTGACAAAGGTTTGGGAATGATTGTCGCCGGCTTCACGCCATCGCCTTTGCATGTGGTGGCTGATTACTGGCCTACTTGGCCGGAGTTGTTTATCTCTCTTGGTATTTATGGTATCGGCTTCCTGATGGTTGCCGGTTTGTATAAGATTGCTTTATCGGTTAGAGGGGAAGTCTGA